The Propionispora hippei DSM 15287 genome includes the window GGGCGACAGATCTGGCCGTAGTCCTGCTGGTACTGACGGAAATTTTTATCGCCGGTATCATTGGTGGTACGCTGGGGTATTTTATGGGACTTGGGTTTGCGCAAATTATCGGCAATACCGTATTCGGTTCAAGCATTGCGGTTAATTTGGCCGTTATACCGATCGTTGCCGTGCTCATGGCCTTCGTACTGTTACTGGGAAGTCTGCCGGCCATTCGCATGTTGTTGTCCTTGCGTCCGGCTATTGTACTGCACGGGAGGTAAGGAGAAATGATTAAAAAGTATAGGATGTATGTTATTCTGGTTGTCAACGCACTGCTGCGCCGGCGCTCCCGCATGCTGATCGCATTGCTGGCCGTTGCTGTGGGGGCGACGATTATTTCGGGTATGATTACCGTTTATAATGAAGTACCGCAGCAACTGGGCCGGGAATTCCGGGCCTACGGGGCCAATTTGCTGTTATTGCCGGGGCAGGATCAGACGGTATTGCCGGAGGCGACGGTGCAGGAAGTTGGCAAACTGTTGAACGGGTATGAAATTGTCGGGATGGCCCCTTTTTTGTATGAGCGGGTAAAGATTAACGAGAAACCTGTTTTTACGGGAGGTACTAATTTTTCGACGCTGCGAAAGGTCAGCCCTTATTGGCAAATCAACGGAACCTGGCCGGAACCGGGCAAGCAGGAAATTCTGATTGGCGATGAAATTGCTCAGCAGATGGGCATCAAGCCGGGGCAGACCGTTCTTGTAAATGGCGGGGCGGAATTGCCGGAAGTGCAAATGGTTGTTTCCGGTATTGTCCATACTGGCGGCAAAGAAGAACAATTTGCCTTTATGGAGCTTAGCCTATTGCAAAAGTTACTGCAAAAACCGCAGCAAATTAGTCTTGTGCAGCTCAGTGTTGTTGCCGACGGCGCCGGCTTGGCAAGCATTCAGCAGGAAATTCGCCAAAAAATTCCTGCCGTGGAACCGCAGCTTGTCCAGCAAATTGCCAGTTCGGAAGAAACTGTCCTGAGTAAATTGCAGGCCCTGGTGCTGTTGGTTACAGCGGTTGTTTTGCTGCTTACGCTGATATGTGTGGCGACGACCATGATGGCCGTTGTTACGGAACGGCGCAAGGAAATTGGCTTGAAGAAAGCGTTAGGGGCGGAAAATCGCCATATCATTTTGGAGTTCCTCGGGGAAGGCTGTGTGCTGGGGCTGTTCGGAGGGATGCTTGGCAGCGGTCTGGGCTATTTGTTTGCCCAAAGTGTCAGCCTGCAGGTGTTTAACCGCTCGATTGCTTTTGTGCCGCTCATTGCGGTGCTTTCCGTTTTGCTATCCATTGCCGTAACCGGAGCGGCCAGTCTCTT containing:
- a CDS encoding ABC transporter permease → MIKKYRMYVILVVNALLRRRSRMLIALLAVAVGATIISGMITVYNEVPQQLGREFRAYGANLLLLPGQDQTVLPEATVQEVGKLLNGYEIVGMAPFLYERVKINEKPVFTGGTNFSTLRKVSPYWQINGTWPEPGKQEILIGDEIAQQMGIKPGQTVLVNGGAELPEVQMVVSGIVHTGGKEEQFAFMELSLLQKLLQKPQQISLVQLSVVADGAGLASIQQEIRQKIPAVEPQLVQQIASSEETVLSKLQALVLLVTAVVLLLTLICVATTMMAVVTERRKEIGLKKALGAENRHIILEFLGEGCVLGLFGGMLGSGLGYLFAQSVSLQVFNRSIAFVPLIAVLSVLLSIAVTGAASLLPVRIATNVEPATVLRGE